A region from the Cryptosporangium arvum DSM 44712 genome encodes:
- a CDS encoding TerC family protein, with protein MDIPVWVEWSVLGALVVLLAFDVWVIGRRPHEPSTRESTMGVIGYVALALIFGLGILWLAGGRYAGEFYAGWLTEYSLSVDNLFVFLVIMSRFKVPRVFQQKVLLIGIVLALVLRGIFIAAGAAAIERFIWVFFLFGAFLLYTAWNLAFHHEEEEDFKENVLIRWSRRVLPISKDFGDGKLRTHENGKRIWTPMVVVLIAIGTTDLLFAFDSIPAIFGLTREPFLIFTANVFALMGLRQLYFLLGGLLDRLVYLSIGLSFILAFIGVKLILEALHENSLPFINGGHEIEWVPEVPIWLSLVVIIGTLAVTTLASLWKSRRTAPEKELSATSS; from the coding sequence GTGGACATACCTGTCTGGGTGGAGTGGAGCGTGCTGGGCGCGCTCGTCGTCCTGCTCGCGTTCGACGTGTGGGTGATCGGCCGGCGGCCGCACGAGCCCTCGACGCGCGAGAGCACGATGGGCGTCATCGGCTACGTCGCGTTGGCGTTGATCTTCGGTCTCGGCATCCTCTGGCTGGCCGGCGGACGCTACGCCGGTGAGTTCTACGCCGGCTGGCTGACCGAGTACAGCCTGTCGGTCGACAACCTGTTCGTGTTCCTGGTGATCATGAGCCGGTTCAAGGTTCCCCGGGTCTTCCAGCAGAAGGTGCTGCTGATCGGCATCGTGCTCGCGCTGGTGCTGCGCGGCATCTTCATCGCGGCCGGCGCGGCCGCGATCGAGCGCTTCATCTGGGTGTTCTTCCTGTTCGGCGCTTTCCTGCTCTACACGGCGTGGAACCTGGCCTTCCACCACGAGGAGGAAGAGGACTTCAAGGAGAACGTGCTGATCCGGTGGTCGCGCCGGGTGCTGCCGATCTCCAAGGACTTCGGCGACGGCAAGCTGCGCACGCACGAGAACGGCAAGCGGATCTGGACGCCGATGGTCGTGGTGCTCATCGCGATCGGCACCACCGATCTGCTGTTCGCGTTCGACTCGATCCCGGCCATCTTCGGCCTCACCCGCGAGCCGTTCCTGATCTTCACCGCGAACGTGTTCGCGCTGATGGGTCTGCGTCAGCTGTACTTCCTGCTCGGCGGCCTGCTCGACCGGCTCGTCTACCTCTCGATCGGCCTCTCGTTCATCCTCGCGTTCATCGGCGTGAAGCTGATCCTCGAGGCGCTGCACGAGAACTCGCTGCCGTTCATCAACGGCGGCCACGAGATCGAGTGGGTGCCGGAGGTGCCGATCTGGCTCTCGCTCGTCGTCATCATCGGCACGTTGGCCGTGACGACGCTCGCGAGCCTGTGGAAGTCGCGCCGCACGGCCCCGGAGAAGGAGCTCAGCGCGACCTCGTCGTGA
- a CDS encoding TerC family protein produces MSVSLWVWAATIAGLAIIVAIDIWHARRPHHVGFKEATTWSVIYIALAILFGIGVMIFGGAEPGTEFFAGWLIEKSLSVDNLFVFAVILGTFGVPDKHQQKVLLIGIIGALIMRAIFIAVGAAAIQRFAVTFVVFGAFLIYTAIKLVRSHGEQPDVGNSRAVKLLRRLIPVTEDYPDSSALTVKRDGKRLATPLLVVVVTILSVDLVFALDSIPAVFGVTESAYIVFTANAFALLGLRALYFLLIGLLDRLVHLHYGLAFVLAFIGVKLILHYAHTVWPAVPDIPTALSLAVVIVTLAITTFTSLRATRKANNNEVTADRG; encoded by the coding sequence ATGTCCGTTTCTTTGTGGGTGTGGGCCGCGACCATCGCTGGCCTGGCCATCATCGTCGCCATCGACATCTGGCACGCCAGACGTCCGCACCACGTGGGCTTCAAGGAAGCCACCACCTGGTCGGTCATCTACATCGCGCTGGCGATCCTCTTCGGTATCGGCGTGATGATCTTCGGCGGAGCCGAACCCGGGACGGAATTCTTCGCCGGCTGGCTGATCGAGAAGAGCCTCTCGGTCGACAACCTCTTCGTCTTCGCGGTGATCCTCGGGACGTTCGGCGTTCCCGACAAGCACCAGCAGAAGGTGCTGCTGATCGGCATCATCGGTGCGCTGATCATGCGGGCGATCTTCATCGCGGTCGGCGCCGCGGCCATCCAGCGCTTCGCGGTCACGTTCGTCGTGTTCGGTGCGTTCCTGATCTACACCGCGATCAAGCTGGTGCGCTCGCACGGTGAGCAGCCGGACGTCGGGAACAGCCGGGCCGTGAAGTTGCTCCGGCGCCTCATCCCGGTCACCGAGGACTACCCCGACAGCAGCGCGCTCACGGTCAAGCGGGACGGCAAGCGCCTGGCGACGCCGCTGCTCGTCGTCGTGGTCACGATTCTCTCGGTCGACCTGGTCTTCGCGCTCGACTCGATCCCGGCGGTCTTCGGCGTCACCGAGAGCGCGTACATCGTCTTCACCGCGAACGCGTTCGCGCTGCTGGGCCTGCGCGCCCTCTACTTCCTGCTGATCGGCCTGCTCGACCGGCTGGTGCACCTGCACTACGGCCTGGCGTTCGTGCTGGCCTTCATCGGCGTCAAGCTGATCCTCCACTACGCGCACACCGTCTGGCCGGCGGTGCCCGACATCCCCACCGCGCTCTCGCTGGCGGTCGTGATCGTCACGCTGGCCATCACCACGTTCACCAGCCTTCGGGCCACGCGAAAAGCGAACAACAACGAAGTGACGGCGGACCGTGGCTAA
- a CDS encoding antibiotic biosynthesis monooxygenase: MVLEVALIDVTPGREGGFADAYREAVTELSGAEGCRSVRMTQGVETPSRFVLLVEWDSVEAHEQNFRATDRYGRWRGLIGPFFAAPPRVEHFVDVPAS, from the coding sequence ATGGTGCTGGAAGTAGCTCTCATCGATGTCACCCCCGGCCGCGAGGGCGGGTTCGCCGACGCGTACCGCGAAGCCGTCACCGAACTGAGCGGCGCGGAGGGGTGCCGATCGGTCCGGATGACCCAGGGCGTCGAGACGCCGAGCCGGTTCGTGCTCCTGGTGGAGTGGGACTCGGTCGAGGCGCACGAGCAGAACTTCCGCGCCACCGACCGGTACGGCCGCTGGCGAGGCCTGATCGGCCCGTTCTTCGCCGCGCCACCCCGCGTGGAGCACTTCGTGGACGTACCGGCGTCGTAA
- a CDS encoding cellulase family glycosylhydrolase, with product MDRRKLLGAAAIAVPAIAGAALLSDLDLGPDPRSESAESFAGQAEEVSGDAATTQNPAPPVVGVQFHGTWDMYWNGTTPNAMFFKHLDTLAANGVQVLRLDVGWSSAQPTNVAPTASQWYHQRVNTVLDQARSRGMQVFVTIHQSPAWSRPNTGSEVKQYPTDPNSIKPWLTFFASTYGSKIMAIEVWNEPNLAEFCGISDAYQRAVKYVPILKASYAAIKAGRSSMPVIFAGPSQTDDVFIKDCYTNGAKGNFDIMGVHPYQGNQMKAPESTDITGKARMTNMPAIINLMAANGDAAKPIWWTEFGFSVHSNDAVPAGQVWLNGVPDEQTAASYISRSYYLAWQQWPQVKLAVTYCGYKTPSDSLGHQYGFRIMEPDGTAKPQLAALSSIRQAFGSLQKL from the coding sequence ATGGATCGTCGTAAATTGCTCGGTGCCGCTGCGATCGCCGTCCCCGCCATCGCGGGAGCCGCACTCCTCAGCGACCTGGACCTCGGTCCCGACCCGCGGTCGGAGAGCGCCGAGAGCTTCGCCGGCCAGGCGGAGGAGGTCTCGGGTGACGCCGCGACGACTCAGAACCCGGCCCCGCCGGTCGTCGGTGTCCAGTTCCACGGCACCTGGGACATGTACTGGAACGGCACGACGCCGAACGCGATGTTCTTCAAGCACCTCGACACGCTCGCCGCGAACGGGGTCCAGGTCCTCCGGCTCGACGTCGGCTGGTCGTCCGCGCAGCCCACGAACGTGGCCCCGACCGCGAGCCAGTGGTACCACCAGCGCGTCAACACCGTGCTCGACCAGGCCCGCTCCCGCGGCATGCAGGTGTTCGTGACGATCCACCAGTCGCCGGCGTGGTCGCGTCCGAACACCGGCAGCGAGGTGAAGCAGTACCCGACCGACCCGAACTCGATCAAGCCATGGCTGACGTTCTTCGCCTCCACCTACGGGTCGAAGATCATGGCGATCGAGGTCTGGAACGAGCCGAACCTGGCCGAGTTCTGCGGCATCTCCGACGCCTACCAGCGCGCGGTGAAGTACGTGCCGATCCTCAAGGCGTCGTACGCGGCGATCAAGGCCGGCCGCTCCTCGATGCCGGTGATCTTCGCCGGGCCGAGCCAGACCGACGACGTCTTCATCAAGGACTGCTACACCAACGGTGCCAAGGGCAACTTCGACATCATGGGTGTCCACCCCTACCAGGGCAACCAGATGAAGGCGCCGGAGTCGACCGACATCACCGGCAAGGCCCGGATGACGAACATGCCCGCGATCATCAACCTGATGGCGGCCAACGGCGATGCCGCGAAGCCGATCTGGTGGACCGAGTTCGGCTTCAGCGTGCACTCGAACGACGCGGTGCCGGCCGGGCAGGTCTGGCTCAACGGGGTGCCCGACGAGCAGACCGCCGCGTCCTACATCTCCCGCTCCTACTACCTCGCCTGGCAGCAGTGGCCGCAGGTGAAGCTCGCGGTGACCTACTGCGGGTACAAAACGCCCTCCGACAGCCTCGGGCACCAGTACGGCTTCCGCATCATGGAGCCCGACGGCACGGCGAAGCCGCAGCTCGCGGCCCTCTCGAGCATCCGCCAGGCGTTCGGCTCCCTGCAGAAGCTCTGA
- the uvrB gene encoding excinuclease ABC subunit UvrB encodes MSPSARPSAGPNAPEGLRDDTVAHGATTAIVRRPGRFEVVSEYDPAGDQPAAIDELERRVKAGENDVVLLGATGTGKSATTAWLIERLQRPALVIAPNKTLAAQLANEFRELLPNNAVEYFVSYYDYYQPEAYVPQTDTYIEKDSSINEEVERLRHSATMSLLTRRDTIVVATVSCIYGLGTPQEYIDRSIPLKVGQEIEREKLLRWLVDVQYTRNDLNFTRGTFRVRGDTVEVIPAYDELAVRIEMFGDEIEKLYHLNPLTGEVVNEETELHVFPATHYVAGPERMERAIRGIEAELEERLAELERQNKLLEAQRLRMRTAYDIEMMRQVGFCSGIENYSRHMDGREPGSPGFCLIDYFPEDFLLVIDESHGTVPQIGGMYEGDMSRKRTLVDFGFRLPSAMDNRPLRWEEFQDRVGQTVYLSATPGKYEMGRAKGEFVEQIIRPTGLIDPEVLVKPTKGQIDDLVHEIRLRAERDERVLVTTLTKKMAEDLTDYLLELGIRVRYLHSEVDTLRRVELLRELRKGDFDVLVGINLLREGLDLPEVSLVSILDADKEGFLRSETSLVQTIGRAARNVSGQVHMYADQITPSMSRAIEETNRRREKQIAYNTERGVDPQPLRKKIVDILDDIYREAAENESGELIGGSGRQQSRGKSPVPGLKSKSTTVGVGAHREGMARAELADLIQQLNDQMLAAARELQFELAARLRDEIGELKKELRGMDAAGVS; translated from the coding sequence ATGAGCCCGTCAGCCCGCCCCTCCGCCGGTCCGAACGCGCCCGAAGGTCTGCGTGACGACACCGTCGCCCATGGCGCGACCACGGCCATCGTCCGGCGTCCCGGCCGGTTCGAGGTGGTCAGCGAGTACGACCCGGCCGGTGACCAGCCGGCCGCGATCGACGAGCTCGAGCGTCGCGTCAAGGCCGGTGAGAACGACGTCGTGCTGCTCGGCGCCACCGGTACCGGTAAGTCGGCGACCACGGCGTGGCTGATCGAGCGGCTCCAGCGGCCGGCGCTGGTGATCGCGCCGAACAAGACGCTCGCCGCGCAGCTGGCGAATGAGTTCCGGGAACTGTTGCCGAACAACGCGGTCGAGTACTTCGTCTCGTACTACGACTACTACCAGCCCGAGGCGTACGTCCCGCAGACCGATACGTACATCGAGAAGGACTCCTCGATCAACGAGGAAGTCGAGCGGCTGCGGCACTCGGCCACCATGTCGCTGCTGACCCGGCGCGACACGATCGTGGTCGCGACCGTGTCCTGCATCTACGGCCTCGGAACCCCGCAGGAGTACATCGACCGGTCGATCCCGCTCAAGGTCGGGCAGGAGATCGAGCGCGAGAAGCTGCTCCGCTGGCTCGTCGACGTGCAGTACACGCGCAACGACCTGAACTTCACCCGGGGCACGTTCCGCGTCCGCGGTGACACGGTCGAGGTCATCCCGGCGTACGACGAACTCGCCGTCCGCATCGAGATGTTCGGCGACGAGATCGAGAAGCTCTACCACCTCAACCCGCTCACCGGCGAGGTCGTCAACGAGGAGACCGAGCTGCACGTCTTCCCGGCCACGCACTACGTGGCCGGCCCGGAGCGGATGGAACGGGCGATCCGCGGCATCGAGGCCGAGCTGGAGGAGCGGCTCGCCGAGCTGGAGCGTCAGAACAAGCTGCTCGAGGCCCAGCGGCTGCGGATGCGCACCGCCTACGACATCGAGATGATGCGCCAGGTCGGCTTCTGCTCCGGCATCGAGAACTACTCCCGCCACATGGACGGCCGCGAGCCCGGCTCGCCGGGTTTCTGCCTGATCGACTACTTCCCCGAGGACTTCCTGCTCGTCATCGACGAGTCGCACGGCACCGTGCCGCAGATCGGCGGCATGTACGAGGGCGACATGTCACGCAAGCGGACGCTCGTCGACTTCGGGTTCCGGCTGCCCAGCGCCATGGACAACCGCCCGCTGCGCTGGGAGGAATTCCAGGACCGGGTGGGGCAGACGGTCTATCTCTCGGCGACGCCCGGAAAGTACGAGATGGGCCGGGCGAAAGGTGAGTTCGTCGAGCAGATCATTCGGCCGACCGGCCTGATCGATCCGGAGGTGCTGGTCAAACCCACCAAGGGCCAGATCGACGACCTGGTGCACGAGATCCGGCTGCGTGCCGAGCGCGACGAGCGGGTGCTCGTCACCACGCTGACCAAGAAGATGGCCGAGGACCTCACCGACTACCTGCTCGAGCTCGGCATCCGGGTGCGCTACCTGCACTCCGAGGTCGACACGCTGCGCCGCGTCGAGCTGCTGCGCGAACTGCGCAAGGGCGATTTCGACGTGCTGGTCGGCATCAACCTGCTGCGTGAAGGGCTCGACCTGCCCGAGGTCAGCCTGGTGTCCATCCTGGATGCCGACAAGGAAGGGTTTCTGCGCAGCGAGACCTCGCTCGTGCAGACGATCGGCCGGGCCGCCCGTAATGTCTCCGGGCAGGTGCACATGTACGCCGACCAGATCACGCCGTCGATGAGCCGGGCGATCGAAGAGACCAACCGGCGCCGCGAGAAGCAGATCGCGTACAACACCGAGCGGGGTGTGGATCCGCAGCCGCTGCGCAAGAAGATCGTCGACATCCTCGACGACATCTACCGCGAGGCCGCCGAGAACGAATCCGGCGAGCTGATCGGTGGGTCCGGCCGGCAGCAGTCGCGGGGCAAGTCGCCGGTGCCGGGGCTGAAGTCGAAGTCGACCACGGTCGGTGTCGGGGCACACCGCGAAGGGATGGCGCGAGCCGAGCTCGCCGACCTCATCCAGCAGCTCAACGACCAGATGCTGGCCGCCGCGCGCGAGCTGCAGTTCGAGCTGGCGGCCCGCCTCCGCGACGAGATCGGCGAACTCAAGAAGGAACTACGCGGCATGGACGCCGCCGGCGTTTCTTAG
- a CDS encoding GNAT family N-acetyltransferase, whose product MQAGRARTGEHFATAVSALETDYWEHLCSALGHDSEKWPQLGAAASRADRSGSFFNNATVTRPLGDSALGPALDQIDKYFTIGDNRRREFSINSYWPDLDLTGHGYRIRDRLPVMLRPAAGRPPESPEALIIRCVDDADGVAAFEKVFIESFSLAEYRPHRRGILFDQRIVRDPKCKFWVGWENGHPVACVTAFVAHGYVGVFNTAVLPSARRKGYGAAMTWCATFADPALPAVLQATVEGESLYRSMGYSTVGTFTSWHRRRRSPGALLSRAARVLGPVRRGLFRDTRGPFI is encoded by the coding sequence ATGCAGGCCGGAAGAGCGCGTACGGGCGAGCACTTCGCCACTGCCGTATCCGCACTCGAAACTGACTACTGGGAACACCTGTGCTCCGCCCTCGGCCACGACTCGGAAAAATGGCCGCAGCTGGGAGCAGCCGCGAGTCGGGCCGATCGGAGCGGTTCCTTCTTCAACAACGCCACCGTCACCCGCCCGCTCGGCGATTCAGCACTCGGGCCGGCGCTGGATCAAATCGACAAGTATTTCACGATCGGCGACAACCGACGCCGCGAGTTCTCGATCAATAGTTACTGGCCGGATCTCGACCTGACCGGGCACGGCTACCGAATCAGAGATCGCCTTCCGGTCATGCTGCGACCTGCCGCCGGTCGGCCGCCGGAATCGCCAGAGGCCCTGATCATCCGGTGCGTCGACGATGCCGACGGAGTGGCCGCGTTCGAGAAAGTGTTCATCGAGAGCTTTTCGCTCGCCGAGTACCGGCCTCACCGACGAGGAATCCTCTTCGACCAGAGAATCGTTCGGGACCCGAAATGCAAGTTCTGGGTGGGCTGGGAGAACGGCCATCCGGTCGCCTGCGTGACCGCCTTCGTCGCGCACGGCTACGTAGGAGTTTTCAACACCGCGGTCCTTCCGAGCGCTCGACGAAAAGGCTACGGAGCGGCGATGACTTGGTGTGCGACTTTCGCTGATCCCGCGCTACCTGCAGTACTTCAAGCAACCGTGGAGGGCGAGAGCCTCTATCGCAGTATGGGGTACTCGACGGTCGGTACCTTCACGAGTTGGCATCGACGGCGGCGGAGCCCCGGAGCGCTGCTGTCGCGCGCGGCGCGGGTTCTCGGGCCCGTGCGCCGTGGGCTATTTCGTGACACCCGCGGTCCTTTCATCTGA
- a CDS encoding sugar transferase, whose product MVDAAAALVAGSAAYFVHFRHVPTVDRPYLAAVVALPLAWAVSLLMSRAYETRFLFAGSEEYRRVLNAAVFLTATIALVVYGTRDAGSQGFVLMSMPLLLGLGLAVRYAMRVTLTSRRSNGECMHRAVVIGNSRQVQAFARQLRREPLHGMHVVGCCLPADEIIGASVPVDVNLEVPVHGSFDDVVWAILQSDADTLIVLPSPDMDPAAMRSLSWKLEGTGVDLLLANAVLDITGPRTSIRPVDGLSLLHVEPAALTGARRVLKRALDVVLASLLLLFLSPLLAAVALVVRLSSNGPALFVQTRVGKDAKEFRLFKFRSMYIDAEQRLAELQDRNEHNGILFKIKNDPRVTPVGKYLRRFSIDELPQLFNVVRGDMSLVGPRPPLPREVAQYAHDVRRRLAVIPGLTGLWQVSGRSNLSWDDSVRLDLRYVENWSLGLDLVILLRTFIAVIRSSGAY is encoded by the coding sequence GTGGTCGATGCGGCGGCCGCCCTGGTGGCCGGATCGGCCGCCTACTTCGTACACTTCCGGCACGTACCGACGGTCGACCGGCCCTACTTGGCCGCTGTCGTCGCGCTTCCGCTCGCCTGGGCCGTCTCATTGCTGATGAGTCGGGCGTACGAGACCCGATTTCTCTTCGCCGGTAGCGAGGAATACCGCCGGGTCCTGAATGCCGCGGTGTTCCTCACCGCGACGATCGCACTCGTCGTGTACGGCACCCGAGACGCCGGCTCGCAGGGATTCGTGCTGATGTCCATGCCGCTGCTGCTCGGTTTGGGCCTCGCCGTTCGCTACGCGATGCGTGTCACCCTCACCAGTCGGCGGAGCAACGGCGAATGCATGCACCGTGCCGTCGTCATCGGCAACAGTCGCCAGGTACAGGCATTCGCGCGGCAGCTCCGGCGGGAGCCGCTTCACGGAATGCACGTCGTCGGGTGTTGCCTCCCGGCTGACGAGATCATCGGCGCTTCCGTCCCCGTCGACGTCAACCTCGAAGTGCCCGTGCACGGCTCGTTCGACGACGTGGTGTGGGCGATTCTCCAATCGGACGCGGACACGCTGATCGTCCTGCCCTCACCGGACATGGACCCGGCGGCGATGCGCTCGCTGTCCTGGAAGCTCGAGGGCACCGGAGTCGACCTGCTGCTGGCAAACGCCGTACTCGACATCACCGGGCCGCGAACGAGCATCAGGCCGGTGGACGGCCTGTCGTTGCTGCACGTCGAGCCGGCCGCGCTGACCGGGGCCCGGCGCGTGTTGAAGCGGGCGCTCGACGTGGTCCTCGCCTCGCTTCTGTTGCTGTTCCTCTCTCCTCTTCTGGCCGCGGTCGCCCTGGTGGTTCGGCTCAGCAGCAACGGACCCGCTCTGTTCGTGCAGACTCGAGTGGGAAAGGACGCCAAGGAGTTTCGGCTGTTCAAGTTCCGTTCGATGTACATCGACGCGGAGCAGCGACTCGCGGAACTCCAGGACCGGAACGAGCACAACGGCATCCTGTTCAAGATCAAGAACGACCCTCGGGTCACGCCCGTGGGCAAGTACCTGCGGCGTTTCTCTATCGACGAACTCCCCCAGCTGTTCAACGTCGTCCGGGGCGACATGAGTCTGGTGGGCCCGCGGCCACCGCTGCCGCGCGAAGTGGCCCAGTACGCACACGACGTGCGTCGCCGACTGGCGGTGATCCCCGGACTGACCGGACTCTGGCAGGTCAGCGGACGCTCCAACCTGTCGTGGGACGACTCGGTCCGGTTGGATCTGCGCTATGTGGAGAACTGGTCGCTCGGCCTCGACCTCGTGATCCTGCTGCGCACATTCATCGCTGTGATCCGATCGTCCGGAGCCTATTGA
- a CDS encoding GNAT family N-acetyltransferase yields MMSSGVRLHPTEDRDFWGRFVADHPGSTAFSDWEWLDFQADLLGVRIERFVIAAGGRPVGVFAAPRRSARSLVSGVLPFPFVGPLVAPELLSATIAAFRHWQLKSGLLVARFDLGPADVGSDTADLLRAAHLEVREDATVIVDMAHGSVQKLREAYTKSRRAKVRRAAREGVTVRLARPGEFAELVPHLLHETYGAREQPSPYPADVGTRFEQWAAGREWVTTWVVTVGDELAGTQVMLGRHPTAIAWVGGCLRRFRASAPDVLLCDGMLEGAVERGHTAVDFSGWVDDGIGSYKLAFGGQRYDYLGVQSFVPTIARSGMRRAIALIRR; encoded by the coding sequence ATGATGTCGTCCGGCGTCCGGCTCCATCCGACCGAGGACAGGGACTTCTGGGGGCGCTTCGTAGCCGACCACCCGGGAAGCACGGCCTTCTCCGATTGGGAGTGGCTCGACTTCCAAGCTGATCTGCTCGGGGTGCGTATCGAGCGGTTCGTGATCGCAGCCGGCGGCCGGCCGGTCGGGGTGTTCGCCGCGCCGCGTCGATCGGCCCGGTCGCTCGTCTCCGGTGTTCTGCCGTTTCCGTTCGTCGGTCCGCTCGTCGCGCCGGAGCTGTTGTCCGCCACGATCGCGGCGTTCCGTCACTGGCAATTGAAATCGGGACTGCTCGTCGCGCGATTCGACCTGGGACCCGCCGATGTCGGGAGCGATACCGCGGACTTGCTGCGTGCCGCGCACCTGGAGGTGCGCGAAGATGCGACGGTCATCGTCGACATGGCGCATGGCTCCGTGCAGAAGCTTCGCGAGGCCTACACGAAGTCACGGCGCGCAAAGGTCCGGCGGGCCGCTCGCGAAGGGGTCACGGTCCGACTGGCACGCCCTGGTGAGTTCGCCGAACTCGTGCCCCATCTGCTGCACGAAACCTACGGGGCCCGCGAACAGCCGTCGCCCTATCCCGCGGACGTCGGAACCCGGTTCGAGCAGTGGGCCGCCGGACGCGAGTGGGTCACGACGTGGGTCGTGACGGTGGGCGACGAATTGGCCGGAACGCAAGTGATGCTCGGCAGGCACCCGACGGCCATCGCCTGGGTGGGCGGATGCCTGCGCCGGTTCCGCGCCTCCGCGCCCGACGTGCTGCTCTGCGACGGCATGCTCGAAGGCGCCGTCGAGCGGGGCCACACCGCGGTGGACTTCAGCGGGTGGGTCGACGACGGGATCGGGAGCTACAAACTGGCATTCGGTGGCCAGCGCTACGACTACCTCGGTGTGCAGTCCTTCGTTCCCACGATCGCCCGAAGCGGTATGCGTCGCGCCATCGCGCTGATTCGCCGCTGA